CATCCAGGAGTTGTTGCTGCGCAGATGCCGTCGACCGATCATGAGAAGTTGGTCTCCGCTGGGCACCGCCACGGATCTCATCAGATCGCGCAGAGCCGGCAATTCCGCGACGATGACGTTCTGTACCAAATTGATTCGCTTGTTTCGGGTCTGCAGCTTTCCGGGAAACCCGGGGCGGAGCGGTCCGAGATCGGTGCCGTGAGGAGTCTTGTTCAGCTTTGCCACCGACAGACCGGCGCGATGACTGCGCAACAATAGATCGATCGTTCGTCGTGGCGAGAGGCGTAGCCGAGCTTCCGCGACAAGCGATTTCGGCGTCAGGCGCGTCCGAAGACGGTCAATCCGGGAAGACCCGGCGAGGCGTGCCCGATAGCGAATGCCGAGATCACGGAAGATCTCCCAATCCGCCTTTGCACCGGGCTTTTTCGTCAGGATCGCAGGCATGAACTTCGCCGTGTTGCGGACAGCGAAGGACTGAAAGATCAGGTCGTAATGGTCACGCTCGAGCGACATCGTGGGCGGAAGAATCACGTCCGCGTGCCGTGATGTCTCGTTGATGTAGAAGTCGAAGGACACCAAAAAATCCAAGTCCGCGAAGGCCTGGTTCAACCTGGTGCCGCCCGGCATGGACAACACTGGATTGCCGGAAAACACTGCCATGGCCCTGATTCGGCCGTCGCCGGGGGTTGTCATCTCGTCGACCAAGGTCGAGCACGGAAATTCCCCCGCGAACTCTGGTAGGTCTCGAACACGACTGCGCCACTTGTCGAAATGGCCTCGGCCGACGATCTTCTTCGCGATGAGATCCACAGCCGGGTCGGTCAGCATTGCACCGCCGACGCGGTCGAGGTTGCCTGTCAGGATGTTGAGTACTTGAATCGCCCACTGACAGAGACTGCCGAATTGCTGCGTCGAGACTCCCATTCGGCCGTAGGCCACCGCAGATCGCGCGCTGGCGAACTGTGTCGCCAGTGAGACGATGTCGGCAGCCTCGATGCCCACGATGGGTGCGACCGCGTCGGGAGTGAAATCCCGGACCAAATCTGCGACTTCCTCGGCGCCGTCGACGTAGTTCGCGACCCGGGTCGCCCCGTCCGCCGTGACGACGTTGATCAACGCTAGGAGCAGCAGGGCATCGGTACCCGGCCGGATGAAGTGGTGGACGTCTGCAATGTCCGCGGTTTCGGTCTTACGGGGGTCGACCACCACGAGAGTGCCGCCGCGGGCCTGCAGATCGTGGGCGCGACGTGCAAAGTCCGGCACCGTCATCATGCTGCCGTTCGAGGCCATCGGATTGCCACCGAGGATGAGAAAGAAGTCGGTGTTGTCGATATCTGGGATCGGTAGAGCCAGTTGGTGGCCGTACAGCAGGTGATTCACGAGCTGATGGGGGAGTTGGTCGAGTGAGGTGGCCGAGTATCGATTGCGGGTGCGCAGCATCGAGGTGAACGGAATTCCATGAGTCATCGAACCGAGGCTGTGGACGTTCGGATTCCCCTGATAGACACCGACAGCGTCGGACCCATACTGCTCACGGGTGGCAACCAGGCCCTCGACCACCAAGTCGTATGCTTCGCTCCATTCGATCTCCACCCAGTCGGCGCCCTCGCGTCGAACAGGCTTGATCAACCGGTCGGGATCGGCGTGGAGATCGATCAAGGACAGTGCCTTCGGACAGATGTGCCCGCGAGAGAGCGGGTCTTGCTTGTCGCCTCGAATCGAGGTGACCGTATTCTTCGCGACCGTGAATTCGAGTCCGCACATCGCTTCACACAGATTGCACGAGCCGTAAGCGATCGTCATCGGGTCTCCTGTCCCTGGTGGCCCGATCCTATCGACGAGAGTCGGTCCCTCTCACGGCCGAACCGACCGATAGCCCGCCGAGATAGGTGTTTTCGGGCGTTCTATCAGTATGTCTTCCAGTGCGACAGGAAGCCTGGCCTGCCGATATGGTTGCTGGCGAACACTTGTCGATCCCACCACAACGCTCACCTCGATTGGGGAAATTCATGATCTCTCGCTTGTCCACAACCAAGGTCGCAACCGTGCTCGGTGCTACTGCTGTCGGTGCTCTGCTATTCGGCGGCGTCGCCTCGGCCACACCCGCCGAGACCGTGGTCAACACTCCGTGCTCGTTCTCGCAGATCGTCGCCGCCACGTACGCACAGTCCGCAGAAGAGGGAGCAGCACTCGCCGCGTCACCGATGGCGGGAAGTTTCGCGGCATTCCTGGCCGCACCAGCATGGCAGCGCCAAGCGATTCTTGCCTCGCAGCCGGTAATCGTCGACAGGGTCAACGCATTCTTCGGAGGACCCGGTTCCGGTCTCGCTCGTACGGTCTTTGCTTCCTGCGTCGATTACTGACCAAAAATCTAGAACGTGTTCCAATTTCGCGTTCGTATGACTATCGTCGAACTCAACATCAAGTGGCCCGAACATCGGGTCTATCGGCGTGTGAAAGGCGAATCGCGATGAAAACCAAAGGCGCTGTGCTGTGGGGCCTCAACGAGCCATGGTCGGTAGAAGAAATCGAGATCGGTGACCCAAGGGCCGGTGAGGTTCAGATCCGCATGGAAGCTGCGGGAATGTGCCACTCCGATCACCACATCGTGACCGGTGCGACGCCGATGCCGTCGTTCCCGGTGATGGGTGGACACGAGGGGTCCGGTGTCGTCATCAAGACCGGCCCCGAGGTGAAAACATTGAAGGAGGGAGACCACGTCGTGCTCTCCTTCATCCCCTCATGTGGACATTGTCCGGCGTGCGCCAATGGTCACCAGAACCTCTGTGACCTCGGAATGGGCCTGCTCAGCGGAATGGCTATCAGCGACGGCACTTACCGCATTCAGGCTCGCGGGCAGGACGTGATCCCGATGTGCTTGCTGGGGACCTTCTCTCCGTACATGACCGTGCACGAGACCCAGGCCATCAAAATCGACGAACATATCCCGTTCGAGGTCGCATCTTTGGTCGGTTGCGGGGTGCCGACGGGTTGGGGATCGGCGGTCAATGTCGCCAAGGTAACCCCCGGAGACACCGTCGCGATCATCGGTGTCGGTGGAGTGGGTATGAGTGCCCTTCAGGGTGCTGTGCAATCCGGCGCGACCAAGATTATCGCGATCGATCCGGTTCAGTTCAAACGAGATCAGGCACTCAAATTCGGAGCCACCCACGTATTCGCTAGCGCAGCAGAAGCTTTGATGCCGATGATGGAGCTGACCTGGGGGCTGATGGCGGACAAGACCATCATCACCGTCGGTGAGATCACTGGCGAAGATATCGAGGCTGCATTGTTGCTGACAGCCAAGGCGGGCCGCTGCGTCGTCACTGCAATGGGCCGCATGGAGGACATGGACGTCAAGCTGAACTTGTTCTTGTTCACGATGCTCCAGAAGGACCTGCAGGGCGCGATATTCGGCGGTGGCAATCCTCGTCACGACATCCCATTGTTGTTGAAGATGTACAAGAGTGGCCAGCTCAACCTCGACGATATGGTCACCAAAACCTACGCGCTGGACGACATCAACACCGGCTACCAGGACATGCTCGAAGGGAAGAACATTCGCGGCGTCATCAAGTTCACCGACGCCGACCGGTAGTTACCGGATCGCTTGAATGACACATCCATACGATCAGATGGATTGACGGGACCATTCAAGCGCTTGGCCTAGACAGGCGAGTCGGTGCGGGCAGACGCCCGCACCGACTCGCCTGTCTACAACTAGGCTCATCCGCGTGCACTCCTTGGATTTGATCGCTGGTTGGCCCGTCGACAATGCATCCGCAGCGGTGGTGTCGACGGAAGGTGTGAGCGAGCAGTACGGCGATCTCGATCGCGTGTACGAGCTAGCGTCCGTCACCAAACTTCTGGTGGCCTACGCGGCACTCGTCGCAGTCGAAGAAGAAGCAATCGATCTCGATCAGCAAGCGGGCCCCGAGGGTTCGACCGTCCGTCATCTTCTCGCGCACAGTTCGGGGCTTGCCTTCGGTGAGAACAAGGTACAAGCAGCCCCCGGGACCAAGCGCATCTACTCGAGCGTCGGTTTCGAGTTGCTTGCCGCCCTGATCGAGTCCGAATCCGGAATCGCGTTCGACGACTATCTCGCCGAGGCCGTGTTCGCGCCGCTCGGCATGACCGCCTCGACGCTCGATGGACCCGCCGGTCACGGTGCGCGCTCGACAGTGCGCGATCTATCGGCATTCGCATCCGAACTCTTGTCGCCGACCCTACTGTCGGAGTCGACTTTCGTATCCGCGGTCAGCGTGCAATTCGACGGCCTCAACGGCATTCTCCCCGGCTACGGATCTCAACGGCCGAACGATTGGGGCCTGGGATTCGAACTCCGCGACGGTAAAGCACCTCATTGGACAGGACAACGGAATTCGACCCGAACGTTCGGCCACTTCGGACAGTCCGGAACGTTCCTCTGGGTGGACCCCGACGTCGGAATGGCCACTGTCGTTCTCACGGATCTGGCCTTCGGCGAGTGGGCCAAACCATTGTGGACCGAGTTGTCCGATGAAGTTCTCGACAATAATCCCAGGTAGAGGCGTCGGCGACGGTCCAGTTCATCTTTGGAATCACTAGTTCACTGGCGCAACAGGGGTAACTCGGGGCACACTAGTGCATGTACGCATGAGAGAGCTTCACATACCAGTTCGTGTAAGAGGTCGTTGGGGAAGACGTCCCTCGTCGAAGCTGGAGGAGTAATCGAATGCGTGCATTGAATCAGTTCGCAGATGCCACGTCGGGTGTGGTGTACATACACGCATCACCTGCCGCGTTGTGCCCGCACGTCGAATGGGCACTATCCGACGCGCTGAACTGCCGTGCGAACCTCAAGTGGTCCGCGCAGCCGGCCGGCGCCGGGCAGCTGCGTGCTGCCAGTGACTGGGTCGGTCCCGTGGGTACGGGGGCTGCGCTAGCTGGAATTCTTCGGACATGGCAGATGCTGAGATTCGAGGTCACCGAGGACGCCAGCGAGGGCGTCGACGGCGAACGCTTTGCTCACGTGCCAGGTCTCGGACTCTGGCGTGGCTCGACGAGCGCGAACGGCGATGTGATCCTTGGCGAGATGCGACTCAAGTCGATGATCGAGGGAAATTCGGGAAACCTTACAGCCGAGATCGAACACGCCCTGGGCAGCGCCTGGGATCACGCGCTCGAACCGTACCGGACCGGGGGAGCCGGGGCCGAGGTCACCTGGCTCAGCCGCAATGCGGGATGACCGGATCTCCCAGTGAATTCACCCTTCGGTAGGGTCGGAACTGTGCCAGGCTAGGCATGCGGGTTCGACGGTTTCTCGAGGGGTGGTTCTATGTTGTCGACAGGTAAAGTAATTCGCTTCGATGAGTTCAAGGGTTATGGGTTCGTTGCGCCCGACGAGGGTGGCGAGGATGTCTTCATTCATGTCAACGACCTCGACTTCGACAAGCGACTTCTCGCCCCCGGGGTTCGGGTCGAGTATGTCGCCGAGCATGGCGATCGAGGCCTCAAAGCAGGCCAGGTCCAGATAGTGGACTCTGCGGCGCCGGTTCAACATCGACCAGCGCACCCAGTTGCACACGTCGCGACAGCGTCGACCGGGCACGAATACGACGACGTCGTGTGCGACGTCCTTGCGCGCGGCGACTTCTCGACCGAATTGACCGAAGCTCTGCTTCAGGCGAACCGCGGACTCACCGCCGAGCAAGTGCTCGACGTGCGTGAGGCCGTCATTCGGATCGCCGCGTCACACAAGTGGCTCGAAGGCTGATTCCTTAGCCCGAAGTACAGTGCCCCGGTGTCCGAGACACCGGGGCACTGTTTTGTTTCCGCTCGAGCGGTTACAGCGGGATGTTCTTGTGGTTGCCACGTCCTGCAGGCGCACCGGCCAACGCCTTTGCGATGGTCGAACGCGTGAAGGCGGGCTCGATGACCGCATCGACGACGCCGATGGCCACGGCACGATCGACCCCACCGGCGATGGTTTCGTGCTCCACGGTCAGTCGATCGTGTAGCGCCTCGCGCTCTTCTTCGGGCGCAGCTGCCAACGCCTTCTTGTGCAGAATCCCAACCGCAGCCTTGGCGCCCATGACAGCGACCTCGGAACCAGGCCAGGCGTAGACCGCGGTAGCGCCGAGGGCGCGGGCGTTCATCGCGATGTACGCACCGCCGTAGATCTTGCGAGTCACCAGGGTGACTCGCGGAACCTTGGCCTCGGCGAATGCGTGCAGGAGCTTTGCGCCACGACGGACGACGCCCTCCCATTCCATGCTGACGCCCGGCAAGTAGCCGGGAACGTCGACGACAACCACGAGCGGGATGCCGAACGCGTCGCACAGGCGGACGAATCGTGCTGCCTTCTCGGCGCTTTCGGAGTTGAGGCACCCGCCGAGGCGAATCGGATTGTTGGCGATCACGCCGACGGTCCGGCCACTGAGGCGACCAAGACCGATGACGATGCTACGAGCCCAGCCGCCCTGGAATTCCTCGAACGTAGACTCGCCTTCGACGTTGTCGAGAAGCTCATCGATGACCGGATGTACGTCGTAGGCGCGCCGATTCGACTCGGGCAGTAGTGCTTTGAGGTCAGTGTCACCGTGTTCAGCGGCGGCGATGTCGAATGTGCCCTGCTCGCTGAACATGGAGACGAGTCGACGGGCGCGCGTTAGGGCGTCGAGCTCGTCGTCCGCGACGATGTGGCAGACGCCGGACTTCTTGTGGTGCGTATCCGGTCCGCCGAGCGACACCATGTCCACCTGCTCGCCCGTCACACTGCGCACGACATCGGGGCCGGTGACGAATACGCGTCCCTCGGGAGCCATGATGACGACGTCGGTGAGGGCTGGGCCGTACGCGGCGCCGCCGGCAGCGAAGCCGAGGACGACGGAGATCTGAGGGACAACCCCGGAGGCGCGAACCATGGCCTCGAACACGAGCCCGACTGCATGCAGAGCTTCGACGCCCTCAGCGAGTCGGGCTCCGCCGGAATGCCAGATTCCCACGATGGGAGCGTTTCGTTCGAGTGCGATATCGATGGCCGAGACAATGTGCTTGCATCCATCGACACCCATTGCGCCGCCCATGACGGTGGCGTCGGAGCAGTACGCAACGCTGTGAACGCCGTCGATGTCACCGGAAGCTGCCAGCAGACCGGATTTGTCACGGTCGTGGAGCGAAACCATCGTCCCCGCGTCGAAGAGTTTCTCGAGTCGCGCGACCGGATCGCGGGGATCGGTCGCGTGGTGGGACCGAGTGGCGGGGGACAAGATGGTCATCGCGTTCTCCTTCTTGATGCCCGGGGCGGGCGATCCCCGGGAGAGGCCTGCTAGGACCCCTCCCGGGGTTCGAGTGTGAGCTCGATCGTCACGAGTGAACTACTCGGACAGGATCAAGCTCGACCGAAGGCGAGCGCGACGTTGTGCCCACCGAATCCGAACGAGTTGTTGATCGCGTAGTCGATCTGTCCGACGCGGGGCTCGCCCTTGACGACATCGAGATCGATCTTCGGATCCTGATTATCCAAATTCAGTGTGGGAGGGATGATTCCCTCGCGCACTGCCAGCACCGTCAGCACCGACTCGAGGGCGCCGACAGCGCCGATCGAATGTCCGAGAGCTGATTTCGGTGCGTAGATTGCTGCATGGTTTCCGACAGCCTTGTTGATCGCGATCGCCTCGGCAGCGTCTCCGACGGGAGTTGCCGTTGCGTGTGCGTTCACATGGGTGATGTCGGACTTCTGCAGTCCTGCGGTTTGCATCGCCCGGGACATCGCCCGAGCAGCTCCGGTTCCTTCGGGATCGGGTGCCACGAGGTGGAATCCGTCCGAGGTGATACCGGCGCCGAGAAGACGTGCATGGATCGTTGCTCCACGTGCTTTGGCATGCTCTTCGGTCTCGATGACCATGAGCGCACCCGCCTCGCCGAACACGAACCCGTCCCGGTCCTTGTCGAACGGCCGCGACGCACCCTTCGGATTGTCGTTGTTGGTGCTCATCGCGCGCATCATGGAGAAACTCGCGATCGGCACCGCATCGATGAATCCCTCGACGCCACCGGTGACAACCATGTCGGCGTCGCCCATCACGATCATTCGCCACGCGTGAGCGATGGCTTCCGATCCCGAAGAGCACGCAGATACCGGAGTGATGACTCCGGCCTGTGCCTTGAGTTCCAAACCGACCACCGCTGCGGGGCCGTTCGGCATGACCATCTGAACTGCGAGTGGAGAAACCTTGCGGTACCCACCGGTCTTGAGCTTGTCGACGGCATCGATGAGCGAGTCACCACCGCCGAGTCCGGTGCCGATGGAAACGGCGAGGCGGAGCGGATCCACCTCGGGGCTGCCAGCGTTCTTCCATACCTCGCGGCCGAGCACGGTGGAAAGCTGCTCCACATAGCTCAGTCGCCGCATCTCCACTCGCGTGAGCAGGCTCGACGGACTCACCGCGAGGTGTCCGCCGATTCGAACGGGAAGGTCGTACTCGGCGATGAAATCATCTTCGAGTACGCCAATGCCGCTCTCACCGTTCAGCAGACCCTTCCACGTCGCGTCGACATCGCCCGCGATGGACGTGGTCGCAGCAAGGCTGGTGACGACGACATTCGGGAAGCGTCCGTTGGCAGTGGATGGGTTGGTCATGGTTTCTCTCACTCGCTCGCGGAGTCGTCGAGCTTGGCCTTGATTGCTTCGGCAGCGTCGGGGTTCTCTGCTTCGAGCTTCTGGATGTACGCAACTGCGTCACCGACGGTGCGCAGACTTGCGAGGTCTTCGTCGGGGATCTTCACGCCGTACTTGTCTTCGGTCTGAACGGCGATCTCAACCATCGACAGCGAGTCGATATCGAGGTCGTCCACGAAGGACTTGTCGATGGTCACCTCGGAGGGCTCGATACCCGTGACCTCCTCGATGATCTCTGCAAGTCCGGCGATGAGGTCTTCCTGGCTGGCCACTGCGTGGCTCCCTTCATTGTGTCGGTGCACCGTGAATCGATGCGCCGAAGTTCGATGCTGATCGTGCGTAGTCTGCGGCGTGCTGTGTATTCACACCTCACGCGCGCATCTCTCACGAGACCGCACCCTGAACCCGTAACGAATCAGCTACGGGAGGTCTTTGTCGAGCTAGGCCAGTGCCGCAATATCCTCGGGCTTTTTCAATCCGAGGTTCGGAGTACCGCGCATCTCGCGCTTGGCAATTCCGACGAGGGCGCCTGACGGTGGTAATTCGACGACGGACGAGACCGCGAGCTCCTTCAAAGTCGCAGTGCACAGATCCCATCGAACAGGTTTGGTGACCTGGGCGGCGAGCTTGGTCAGCGCGTCCGCGCCCGAGGTGACTGCTTTCCCGTCGGAGTTCGAGAGCAGAGTCCGCGTTGGTTGCGACGGCGTGATCGCCGCTGCCGCCGTTGCGACCGCATCCTGTGCCGGTGCCATAAAGCGGGTGTGGAAGGCGCCGGCGACGGGCAATGCGCGAACGCGGGCCTTCTCCGGCGGGTTGGCGGCGAGTTCGGCCAATGCTGTCAGCAACCCGGCCGCCACGATCTGTCCGACGGCGTTGACATTGGCCGGTTCGAGACCGAGTTCTTCGAGACGAGCCAGAACCTCGGACTCGGCGCCGCCGAGCACCGCAGACATCCCAGTCGGTTCGAGTGCACAGGCTTTGGCCATCTCAGCGCCGCGCACGGCCGCCAGTGTGACGGCCTCGTCGGCCGAGATCACCCCGGCTATCGCTGCGGCCGCGAGCTCGCCGACCGAATGGCCGGCGATGATCGCGTCATCTTGAAGTAATCCCTGGCCGGCTATCTCCTCGAAAGCGAGGAGCGCGGCAGCGACGACCAGTGGCTGTGTCACCGACGTGTCGGTGATTTCCTCCGCTGTGGCAGTGGTGCCCAGCCGAGCAAGGTCGAGTCCGGACGCCTTGGACCATAAAGCAACGCGGTCTGCGGCACCGGGTAGTTCGAGCCACGGCACAAGCATGCCGGGTGTCTGGGAGCCCTGTCCGGGCGCAAGCAACGCAATCACTCGTTAAGAGAACACT
This region of Rhodococcus sp. PAMC28707 genomic DNA includes:
- a CDS encoding molybdopterin-dependent oxidoreductase is translated as MTIAYGSCNLCEAMCGLEFTVAKNTVTSIRGDKQDPLSRGHICPKALSLIDLHADPDRLIKPVRREGADWVEIEWSEAYDLVVEGLVATREQYGSDAVGVYQGNPNVHSLGSMTHGIPFTSMLRTRNRYSATSLDQLPHQLVNHLLYGHQLALPIPDIDNTDFFLILGGNPMASNGSMMTVPDFARRAHDLQARGGTLVVVDPRKTETADIADVHHFIRPGTDALLLLALINVVTADGATRVANYVDGAEEVADLVRDFTPDAVAPIVGIEAADIVSLATQFASARSAVAYGRMGVSTQQFGSLCQWAIQVLNILTGNLDRVGGAMLTDPAVDLIAKKIVGRGHFDKWRSRVRDLPEFAGEFPCSTLVDEMTTPGDGRIRAMAVFSGNPVLSMPGGTRLNQAFADLDFLVSFDFYINETSRHADVILPPTMSLERDHYDLIFQSFAVRNTAKFMPAILTKKPGAKADWEIFRDLGIRYRARLAGSSRIDRLRTRLTPKSLVAEARLRLSPRRTIDLLLRSHRAGLSVAKLNKTPHGTDLGPLRPGFPGKLQTRNKRINLVQNVIVAELPALRDLMRSVAVPSGDQLLMIGRRHLRSNNSWMHNSTRLTKGKPRHQLFAHPDDLLERNIEDGSVVSVTSAAGSVQIEVLATDRMMPGVVSLPHGFGHQRPGVELSVATTVAGASANDVTDPHRVDAVSANAILNGVPVTISPT
- a CDS encoding hemophore-related protein — translated: MSTTKVATVLGATAVGALLFGGVASATPAETVVNTPCSFSQIVAATYAQSAEEGAALAASPMAGSFAAFLAAPAWQRQAILASQPVIVDRVNAFFGGPGSGLARTVFASCVDY
- a CDS encoding NDMA-dependent alcohol dehydrogenase, with translation MKTKGAVLWGLNEPWSVEEIEIGDPRAGEVQIRMEAAGMCHSDHHIVTGATPMPSFPVMGGHEGSGVVIKTGPEVKTLKEGDHVVLSFIPSCGHCPACANGHQNLCDLGMGLLSGMAISDGTYRIQARGQDVIPMCLLGTFSPYMTVHETQAIKIDEHIPFEVASLVGCGVPTGWGSAVNVAKVTPGDTVAIIGVGGVGMSALQGAVQSGATKIIAIDPVQFKRDQALKFGATHVFASAAEALMPMMELTWGLMADKTIITVGEITGEDIEAALLLTAKAGRCVVTAMGRMEDMDVKLNLFLFTMLQKDLQGAIFGGGNPRHDIPLLLKMYKSGQLNLDDMVTKTYALDDINTGYQDMLEGKNIRGVIKFTDADR
- a CDS encoding serine hydrolase domain-containing protein, with product MHSLDLIAGWPVDNASAAVVSTEGVSEQYGDLDRVYELASVTKLLVAYAALVAVEEEAIDLDQQAGPEGSTVRHLLAHSSGLAFGENKVQAAPGTKRIYSSVGFELLAALIESESGIAFDDYLAEAVFAPLGMTASTLDGPAGHGARSTVRDLSAFASELLSPTLLSESTFVSAVSVQFDGLNGILPGYGSQRPNDWGLGFELRDGKAPHWTGQRNSTRTFGHFGQSGTFLWVDPDVGMATVVLTDLAFGEWAKPLWTELSDEVLDNNPR
- a CDS encoding DUF3145 domain-containing protein → MRALNQFADATSGVVYIHASPAALCPHVEWALSDALNCRANLKWSAQPAGAGQLRAASDWVGPVGTGAALAGILRTWQMLRFEVTEDASEGVDGERFAHVPGLGLWRGSTSANGDVILGEMRLKSMIEGNSGNLTAEIEHALGSAWDHALEPYRTGGAGAEVTWLSRNAG
- a CDS encoding cold shock domain-containing protein gives rise to the protein MLSTGKVIRFDEFKGYGFVAPDEGGEDVFIHVNDLDFDKRLLAPGVRVEYVAEHGDRGLKAGQVQIVDSAAPVQHRPAHPVAHVATASTGHEYDDVVCDVLARGDFSTELTEALLQANRGLTAEQVLDVREAVIRIAASHKWLEG
- a CDS encoding carboxyl transferase domain-containing protein; its protein translation is MTILSPATRSHHATDPRDPVARLEKLFDAGTMVSLHDRDKSGLLAASGDIDGVHSVAYCSDATVMGGAMGVDGCKHIVSAIDIALERNAPIVGIWHSGGARLAEGVEALHAVGLVFEAMVRASGVVPQISVVLGFAAGGAAYGPALTDVVIMAPEGRVFVTGPDVVRSVTGEQVDMVSLGGPDTHHKKSGVCHIVADDELDALTRARRLVSMFSEQGTFDIAAAEHGDTDLKALLPESNRRAYDVHPVIDELLDNVEGESTFEEFQGGWARSIVIGLGRLSGRTVGVIANNPIRLGGCLNSESAEKAARFVRLCDAFGIPLVVVVDVPGYLPGVSMEWEGVVRRGAKLLHAFAEAKVPRVTLVTRKIYGGAYIAMNARALGATAVYAWPGSEVAVMGAKAAVGILHKKALAAAPEEEREALHDRLTVEHETIAGGVDRAVAIGVVDAVIEPAFTRSTIAKALAGAPAGRGNHKNIPL
- a CDS encoding KasA/KasB family beta-ketoacyl-ACP synthase, with translation MTNPSTANGRFPNVVVTSLAATTSIAGDVDATWKGLLNGESGIGVLEDDFIAEYDLPVRIGGHLAVSPSSLLTRVEMRRLSYVEQLSTVLGREVWKNAGSPEVDPLRLAVSIGTGLGGGDSLIDAVDKLKTGGYRKVSPLAVQMVMPNGPAAVVGLELKAQAGVITPVSACSSGSEAIAHAWRMIVMGDADMVVTGGVEGFIDAVPIASFSMMRAMSTNNDNPKGASRPFDKDRDGFVFGEAGALMVIETEEHAKARGATIHARLLGAGITSDGFHLVAPDPEGTGAARAMSRAMQTAGLQKSDITHVNAHATATPVGDAAEAIAINKAVGNHAAIYAPKSALGHSIGAVGALESVLTVLAVREGIIPPTLNLDNQDPKIDLDVVKGEPRVGQIDYAINNSFGFGGHNVALAFGRA
- the acpM gene encoding meromycolate extension acyl carrier protein AcpM, translating into MASQEDLIAGLAEIIEEVTGIEPSEVTIDKSFVDDLDIDSLSMVEIAVQTEDKYGVKIPDEDLASLRTVGDAVAYIQKLEAENPDAAEAIKAKLDDSASE
- a CDS encoding ACP S-malonyltransferase — protein: MIALLAPGQGSQTPGMLVPWLELPGAADRVALWSKASGLDLARLGTTATAEEITDTSVTQPLVVAAALLAFEEIAGQGLLQDDAIIAGHSVGELAAAAIAGVISADEAVTLAAVRGAEMAKACALEPTGMSAVLGGAESEVLARLEELGLEPANVNAVGQIVAAGLLTALAELAANPPEKARVRALPVAGAFHTRFMAPAQDAVATAAAAITPSQPTRTLLSNSDGKAVTSGADALTKLAAQVTKPVRWDLCTATLKELAVSSVVELPPSGALVGIAKREMRGTPNLGLKKPEDIAALA